From the genome of Aquila chrysaetos chrysaetos chromosome 12, bAquChr1.4, whole genome shotgun sequence, one region includes:
- the ZNF644 gene encoding zinc finger protein 644 isoform X1, translated as MDDLEINTEVTGAKEEEEILCDDNFISEEEGGIPKPQESDTSFQKNNTLTLPEELSRDRSEKALSGGQTSLFIHTGAPTVSSENFILSRGTAVNGPVSHSTSTKTSIMNKGSVSLTTGQPVGHHTDSCSTLTVVHDLQLPAKSTTQKSNQHQVLFLLPDVAHAKNLTHSIKNLPTSASIGCDSQKSVGNSVDSTLVGQVEVCEDDKNLLVKDDCVDTLTGISSGTGGFRSGCDPSWDPQKEFIQFLMTNEETIEKSPIHCKAGLEKKRKRKMDVSKITRYTEDCFGDTSCIPSKSKLLTVDFLEQNEELQIVEPQKYSLSKVKPESTDEELEAVDAIQQLIYSPTSNCAEDTSPVHTSTFLSNPLKNKCEQNDSESPSTFSTDEPSFYPCTKCNVNFREKKHLHRHMMYHLDGNSHFRHLNVPRPYACRECGRTFRDRNSLLKHMIIHQERRQKLMEEIRELKELQDEGRSARLQCPQCVFGTNCPKTFVQHAKTHEKDKRYYCCEECNFMAVTENELECHRGIAHGAVVKCSIIGSDMSQRKTQKKSSLKDPYLGSSKKSSTYMCKMCPFTTSARSILKKHVEYLHPASCIDPFGSHLRLEKRKGSIIEESLDFGSRTKQLIKQSSTFPKNSVLKQDVKRSFGSTSQSSNFAKLHKRPYRIQKARKSVSQSSVSVCNLNSTNKTFLIRNSIDQKPKCFHQAAKQKASVKTSGNYLYRHKYENYRMIKKSGDSYPLHLKKEESNSVSSLHLFSSSSSPHNNCFVMDSNNLDCKRAEGCKDRRHVAVKRLVKESKREGSVTGDDLDCYPDFLHKMTVVVLQKLNSAEKKDSYETEDESSWDNVELCDYTTQSVEDESYSDINQEHVNLFPIFKGKMEDHEAGDKSSLSYEQNDGFYFEYYEDAEGSNFLHDLHDPQNLENVGSALPKHNSVFHWTDLSLEKKSCPYCPATFETGVGLSNHVRGHLHRAGLSYEARHVVSPEQIATSDKMQHFKRTGTGTPVKRVRKAIEKSETSSEHTCQLCGGWFDTKIGLSNHVRGHLKRLGKTKWDAHKSPICVLNEMMQNEEKYEKILKALNSRRIIPRPFVAQKFASNDDFLSQNVIPLEAYHNGLKTEDTSVSASEEEGLSFLNECDETKAVLHGEKKSQSLTLIELLKNKRLGEERNPDISPQKIHNQTARKRFVQKCVLPLNEDSPLMYQPQKMDLTMQSALDCKQKKSRSRSGSKKKMLPLPHSADEVYILRCRFCGLVFRGPLSVQEDWIKHLQRHIVNANLPRTGAGMVEVTSLLKKPASITETSFSLLMAEAAS; from the exons ATGGatgatttagaaataaatactgaagtCACTGGTGctaaagaagaagaagaaatcctATGTGATGATAATTTCATATCTGAGGAAGAAGGTGGCATTCCTAAACCACAAGAGAGCGACACGTCATTTCAGAAGAACAATACATTGACTCTGCCTGAGGAGCTATCAAGGGACAGATCTGAAAAAGCCTTAAGTGGAGGCCAGACTTCTCTATTTATACACACTGGTGCTCCTACTGTTTCTAGCGAAAACTTTATCTTGTCTAGAGGAACTGCTGTTAATGGACCAGTTTCACACTCCACCTCAACTAAGACTTCCATTATGAATAAAGGCAGTGTTTCATTAACCACTGGACAGCCTGTAGGTCATCACACAGATTCCTGCTCAACTTTGACAGTGGTTCATGATCTTCAGCTGCCTGCAAAGAGTACAACACAGAAATCAAATCAGCaccaagttttatttttgttacctgATGTAGCACATGCTAAGAACCTGACTCATTCCATTAAAAATCTACCTACCTCTGCTTCAATTGGTTGTGATTCACAGAAATCAGTAGGAAATAGTGTAGATAGCACTTTAGTAGGCCAAGTAGAAGTTTGTGAGGATGATAAAAATTTACTAGTAAAAGATGATTGTGTCGATACATTAACAGGCATTTCCTCAGGTACAGGTGGTTTCAGATCGGGATGTGATCCCAGCTGGGATCCACAAAAAGAGTTTATACAGTTTCTTAtgacaaatgaagaaacaatAGAGAAGTCTCCCATTCACTGTAAAGCAGGCTTAGAAAAAAAGcgaaaaaggaaaatggatgtTAGTAAAATAACACGCTATACTGAAGACTGTTTTGGTGATACCAGTTGTATTCCTAGTAAATCAAAACTATTAACTGTTGACTTCTTAGAGCAGAATGAGGAGCTGCAAATAGTAGAACcacaaaaatattcattgaGTAAAGTAAAGCCTGAATCCACAGATGAAGAGCTGGAAGCTGTTGATGCTATCCAGCAGCTCATTTATAGTCCCACTAGTAACTGTGCAGAAGATACTTCTCCTGTTCACACTAGCACTTTTCTTTctaatcctttaaaaaataaatgtgaacaGAATGATTCTGAATCGCCATCTACTTTCAGTACTGATGAACCATCATTTTATCCCTGTACAAAGTGCAATGTGAATTTTAGGGAGAAGAAACATCTGCATAGGCATATGATGTACCATTTAGATGGGAACAGTCATTTCCGACATCTCAATGTTCCCAGGCCCTATGCATGTAGGGAATGTGGAAGGACATTTCGAGATCGTAATTCACTTCTTAAACATATGATAATTCACCAGGAAAGAAGGCAGAAACTGATGGAAGAAATCCGTGAGCTGAAAGAACTTCAGGATGAGGGTAGGAGTGCACGGTTACAGTGCCCACAGTGTGTATTTGGTACCAATTGTCCCAAAACATTTGTGCAGCATGCGAAGACCcatgaaaaagataaaaggtaTTACTGCTGTGAGGAATGCAATTTCATGGCTGTGACAGAAAATGAACTGGAATGCCATCGAGGGATCGCTCATGGAGCAGTAGTCAAATGTTCAATTATCGGTAGCGACATGTCccagaggaaaacacagaaaaagtcaTCCTTGAAAGATCCGTATTTAGGATCCTCAAAAAAGTCATCGACATATATGTGTAAGATGTGTCCATTTACTACTTCAGctagaagcattttaaaaaaacatgtggAATATTTGCACCCAGCATCATGCATTGATCCCTTTGGTAGCCATCTTAGactagaaaaaaggaaaggcagcatAATAGAAGAATCTTTAGATTTTGGTAGCAGGACAAAACAGTTGATCAAACAATCTTCTACTTTTCCAAAGaactctgttttaaaacaggatGTAAAAAGATCATTTGGCTCTACTTCACAGTCCAGTAACTTCGCAAAACTTCACAAGAGACCCTACAGGATACAGAAGGCTCGGAAAAGCGTTTCACAGTCATCTGTAAGTGTGTGCAATCTAAATTCTACAAACAAGACCTTTTTGATTAGAAATAGCATTGACCAGAAACCTAAATGTTTTCAtcaagcagcaaagcagaaagctaGTGTCAAAACAAGCGGTAATTATTTATATAGACACAAATATGAAAACTACAGGATGATTAAAAAATCTGGTGACTCTTatcctttgcatttaaaaaaggaagagtccAACTCTGTCAgttctttacatttattttcttcatcaaGTAGTCCCCATAATAATTGTTTTGTCATGGATTCAAATAATCTTGATTGCAAAAGGGCAGAAGGCTGTAAAGATCGTAGGCATGTAGCTGTAAAAAGATTGGTTAAAGAATCCAAGAGGGAAGGCTCTGTTACAGGAGATGATTTGGATTGCTATCCAgattttctgcataaaatgaCTGTTGTTGTTTTACAGAAACTTaactctgctgaaaaaaaagacagctatGAAACGGAGGATGAAAGTTCATGGGATAATGTTGAACTATGTGATTACACTACACAGTCTGTGGAGGATGAATCTTACAGTGATATTAATCAGGAGCATGTAAACCTATTCCCCATATTCAAAGGTAAAATGGAAGATCATGAAGCTGGTGATAAATCTTCACTTAGTTATGAGCAGAATGATGGCTTTTATTTTGAGTATTATGAAGATGCTGAGGGTAGTAACTTCCTGCATGATTTGCATGATCCTCAGAATTTAGAAAATGTAGGATCAGCATTGCCAAAGCATAACTCAGTTTTCCATTGGACTGATTTGTCGCTTGAAAAGAAGTCCTGCCCATACTGTCCAGCAACCTTTGAAACAGGTGTTGGATTGTCCAATCATGTCAGAGGACATCTTCACAGAGCTGGACTAAGCTATGAAGCCCGTCATGTTGTTTCACCAGAACAGATAGCAACAAGTGacaaaatgcaacattttaaaaggactGGAACAGGAACTCCTGTTAAACGTGTTAGAAAAG cGATTGAGAAATCTGAAACTTCCTCTGAGCATACGTGTCAGCTCTGTGGAGGCTGGTTTGATACTAAAATTGGATTGTCTAATCATGTGCGAGGACACCTGAAGAGACTTGGCAAAACCAAGTGGGACGCACACAAGTCTCCAATCTGTGTTCTGAATGAGATGATGCAAAATGAAGAGAAGTATGAAAAAATCCTAAAGGCTTTGAACAGTCGCCGCATTATTCCCAGACCGTTTGTTGCTCAGAAATTTGCATCAAATGATGACTTTTTATCTCAGAATGTTATACCTCTTGAAGCATACCATAATGGCCTAAAGACTGAAGATACATCTGTGTCTGCATCGGAGGAAGAAGGGCTGAGTTTCCTAAATGAATGTgatgaaacaaaagcagtactacatggtgaaaaaaaaagtcagtcacTTACACTGATAGAACTCCTGAAAAATAAGAGGTTAGGAGAAGAAAGGAATCCTGATATTTCTCCTCAAAAAATTCATAATCAAACTGCAAGAAAGAGGTTTGTTCAGAAATGTGTTCTTCCATTAAATGAAGACAGTCCATTGATGTATCAGCCACAAAAAATGGACTTGACTATGCAGTCAG